One genomic segment of Nocardia spumae includes these proteins:
- a CDS encoding type VII secretion target — MTGSMDVDPAVLLELALQHERVAHDTEEWAKPPSDWLKEFPNTYGHIADPVLGALHDYYQARQNAGNALAKEHLDTAAKLRAAAAAFERSDEDGAAHIRRAEDPSGSGHTPPLQQSPSMPGPGMQAPTGPQVAAPGSGPADGGRGPAEAGADTPAGVAPTGAAPGSSSAAPDSAAAGPGTSSAGAGTGAGPAAAAAAGPSGPGGGPSGPPLGATSPNGVVPPGGPLPPSGFGPDDRPQAPSGTSAAGDLPPVPLPTPFAAAVAKAKDAEAEPAYVVGDAVDNDLLIARTLLGAVLAAVDSSVLGLHWAVAVLRGPAGAGVFITSNEGRGWFPAGLYLPREVSSPWIWDELLAGDSGDPASPWEGVSDPARVLAEFGLVWGRKAGAELTALVSSGSIDNGLRQRFPGVSTQDLVGPSYDVDLREFTPDTADRLALAGSVEGLEHVASVPDSQIRARCEELAAEAHQLVAGGAAGGPDAAQSRGIRTRILNAVGAGREIPASWWEELRDADDLLTAAMLPHRVDVGRVDVGELRVDDEVATLRALVFERRCNELTLLLAGEATRQQLRDAVYAHEQIVKHPRFVAAPVAVAAGVDERVSRPAAAPGGQVAAPAVSAPPTAGGPPTGAVSAPDTARPDVTGRS; from the coding sequence ATGACGGGCAGCATGGACGTCGACCCCGCGGTTCTACTCGAGTTGGCCCTTCAGCACGAGCGCGTTGCCCATGACACCGAGGAGTGGGCCAAGCCTCCCAGCGACTGGTTGAAGGAATTCCCGAACACCTACGGCCATATCGCCGACCCGGTGCTCGGCGCCCTGCACGACTACTACCAGGCACGCCAGAACGCGGGAAACGCGCTGGCCAAGGAACACCTGGACACCGCCGCGAAGCTGCGTGCCGCCGCCGCCGCCTTCGAACGCAGCGATGAGGACGGCGCCGCGCACATTCGCCGGGCCGAGGACCCGTCCGGTTCCGGTCACACACCACCGCTGCAGCAGTCGCCGTCGATGCCCGGTCCCGGGATGCAGGCTCCCACCGGGCCGCAGGTCGCGGCGCCGGGATCAGGCCCCGCCGATGGCGGCCGCGGCCCCGCCGAAGCCGGCGCGGATACTCCCGCCGGCGTCGCGCCGACCGGCGCCGCACCCGGATCATCCTCGGCCGCTCCGGATTCGGCCGCGGCCGGCCCGGGAACGTCGTCGGCAGGGGCGGGCACGGGAGCGGGCCCCGCGGCCGCCGCCGCTGCCGGTCCGTCCGGCCCGGGTGGCGGTCCGTCCGGTCCGCCGCTCGGGGCGACATCGCCGAACGGGGTGGTGCCCCCGGGTGGCCCGTTGCCGCCGTCCGGTTTCGGTCCCGACGATCGCCCCCAGGCGCCCAGCGGCACCAGCGCGGCCGGCGATCTGCCACCGGTTCCGCTGCCGACGCCGTTCGCCGCCGCCGTGGCGAAGGCCAAGGACGCCGAGGCCGAACCCGCCTATGTGGTCGGCGATGCCGTCGACAACGACCTGCTGATCGCCCGCACTCTGCTCGGTGCGGTACTGGCGGCGGTGGATTCGTCCGTCCTGGGCCTGCATTGGGCCGTAGCGGTGCTGCGCGGCCCCGCCGGCGCCGGGGTGTTCATCACCTCCAACGAGGGGCGCGGCTGGTTCCCGGCCGGGTTGTATCTGCCTCGCGAGGTCTCTTCGCCGTGGATCTGGGACGAGCTGCTCGCCGGCGATTCCGGCGACCCGGCCTCGCCGTGGGAAGGCGTGTCGGACCCGGCCCGGGTGCTGGCGGAGTTCGGTCTGGTCTGGGGCCGCAAGGCCGGCGCCGAACTGACCGCGCTGGTCTCGTCCGGATCGATCGACAACGGTTTGCGTCAGCGTTTCCCGGGGGTGTCCACGCAGGATCTGGTCGGTCCGTCCTACGACGTCGACCTGCGGGAGTTCACCCCCGACACCGCCGACCGGCTCGCACTGGCGGGATCGGTCGAGGGCCTGGAACATGTTGCGTCCGTGCCCGATTCGCAGATCCGCGCGCGGTGCGAGGAGCTGGCGGCGGAAGCGCACCAGCTGGTCGCGGGCGGCGCCGCCGGTGGGCCCGACGCGGCGCAGTCCCGCGGTATCCGGACCCGGATCCTGAACGCGGTCGGAGCCGGCCGCGAGATCCCCGCCTCGTGGTGGGAGGAACTGCGTGATGCCGACGATCTGCTCACCGCGGCCATGCTGCCGCACCGGGTTGATGTCGGTCGCGTCGATGTCGGCGAATTGCGGGTCGACGACGAGGTGGCGACGTTGCGTGCTCTCGTCTTCGAACGTCGCTGCAACGAACTGACTCTGCTACTGGCCGGTGAGGCGACGCGACAGCAATTGCGCGACGCGGTGTACGCGCATGAGCAGATCGTGAAGCATCCGCGCTTCGTCGCCGCGCCGGTGGCGGTGGCCGCGGGTGTGGACGAACGGGTTTCGCGCCCGGCGGCCGCGCCCGGCGGCCAGGTCGCGGCCCCCGCGGTATCGGCGCCGCCGACGGCGGGCGGACCGCCCACCGGTGCGGTGTCGGCTCCGGACACCGCTCGGCCCGACGTCACCGGACGCTCTTGA
- a CDS encoding PPE domain-containing protein: MPLQVDPAELAAAAAALSELARGTGASMPTGWVLPAGSDPISAQAVPQLNTHTANLMNGMAGILDQVHRTAHKIGAAAQRYTDADDQGARAIGGPGGEVLANPVSDADPPTPRRPPSFGLPTAGAAVDPLTFARQLRAGPGTGPANQFVSDVRNYLGTTHAAALAGVDTGAAAMQHWTPVGSDAAAKLNGHRSWLDTLGSTLGKLADGIDTYTKAFDTAKAKHPTPEEIIAARQELVRSMRAKNELGIQAALAKYQEQNARSAETIGNYYSTVGVEQGKNAGDSETGTAASASGQSSGSGDNSQMMSTLASMLPTVMSGLMAAGMPMMGMNGTGDTATGSLDDYGYGDYGYDLGGGGDYGYSGGGGGDMPSIGDLTSSMGSSVSSSPVAVGPMPTVGSSTGTVSNASSNLPRTPVIESLQNPAAAAARTAGAGSPMMPYMPMSPGMGGGGANNERNRVVAWHPDRLMYVDDTPHTDAVIGEKPTIAPTVTPATPGPANQAPTQSGGSA, translated from the coding sequence GTGCCGTTACAGGTCGATCCGGCCGAGCTCGCCGCCGCGGCGGCGGCGCTGTCCGAGCTGGCGCGGGGCACCGGTGCGTCGATGCCCACGGGGTGGGTGCTGCCCGCGGGTAGCGATCCCATTTCCGCACAGGCGGTTCCGCAACTGAACACGCATACCGCCAATCTCATGAACGGGATGGCGGGCATCCTCGATCAGGTGCACCGGACCGCGCACAAGATCGGCGCGGCCGCCCAGCGCTACACCGATGCCGACGATCAGGGCGCACGCGCCATCGGCGGGCCTGGTGGTGAGGTCTTGGCGAATCCGGTGTCCGACGCCGACCCGCCCACTCCGCGCCGGCCACCGAGTTTCGGGCTGCCGACGGCGGGCGCCGCGGTGGACCCGCTGACGTTCGCCCGGCAGCTGCGGGCGGGCCCCGGTACCGGCCCGGCCAACCAGTTCGTCTCCGATGTCCGAAACTACCTGGGCACAACACATGCGGCCGCACTCGCCGGTGTCGACACCGGCGCCGCCGCCATGCAGCATTGGACGCCGGTCGGCAGCGACGCCGCGGCGAAGCTGAACGGCCATCGCAGCTGGCTCGATACGCTCGGCTCCACCCTCGGCAAGCTCGCCGACGGAATCGACACCTACACCAAGGCTTTCGACACCGCCAAGGCCAAACATCCCACCCCGGAGGAGATCATCGCCGCCCGCCAGGAACTGGTGCGGTCCATGCGGGCGAAGAACGAACTCGGAATCCAGGCCGCTCTGGCCAAGTACCAGGAGCAGAACGCGCGGTCGGCCGAGACCATCGGCAACTACTACTCGACGGTCGGTGTCGAACAGGGCAAGAACGCGGGGGATTCCGAGACCGGAACGGCGGCGTCCGCATCCGGGCAATCGAGCGGTTCCGGTGACAACAGTCAGATGATGAGCACCCTCGCCTCGATGCTCCCGACCGTGATGAGTGGCCTGATGGCCGCCGGAATGCCCATGATGGGCATGAACGGAACAGGCGATACCGCCACCGGTTCGCTCGACGACTACGGCTACGGCGACTACGGATACGACCTCGGCGGCGGTGGCGATTACGGATATTCCGGTGGCGGCGGCGGTGATATGCCCTCGATCGGCGATCTCACCAGCTCGATGGGTTCGTCGGTCTCCTCCTCACCGGTCGCGGTCGGGCCCATGCCGACGGTCGGATCGTCCACCGGCACGGTCAGCAACGCGTCGTCGAATCTGCCCCGCACACCGGTGATCGAATCGCTGCAGAATCCGGCCGCGGCGGCGGCGCGAACCGCCGGCGCCGGATCGCCGATGATGCCGTACATGCCGATGTCTCCGGGGATGGGCGGCGGCGGGGCGAACAACGAGCGCAACCGGGTGGTGGCTTGGCATCCCGATCGGCTGATGTACGTCGACGACACGCCACACACCGATGCCGTCATCGGTGAGAAGCCCACGATCGCCCCGACCGTGACACCGGCGACACCAGGACCGGCCAACCAGGCTCCGACGCAATCCGGAGGTTCCGCATGA
- the eccA gene encoding type VII secretion AAA-ATPase EccA, producing the protein MSAAEDAFYTGVQSLGLVAGGVRNEQQAMAAFQAATDLDPDMCDAWLGRAMAGDITSEVIYGAYRSAHNLYRDQQRAGLVDRSLWCQVEIGMYGLRVAMADRDQIAIAQACSYADGGEWQEAAAILDQVPSDDVADFVRMSLYFRTRRWSDVLSARTAKPVIEDGLLDIAAELMAAQALAHLGRLGEAMPRAQRIVEDSSSGSLSYIWADAHFLLGMLHRHNGDHENADRILKGLQGSGLWSEREEWQRAVRDKTYRLEVTTPDLLASRTDLWDPTTGDDPAEAAASAAKEEREALLSEASELLQAQIGMDSVKEQVDRLKSGVLMDQVRAKRGLAVESKSQHLIFSGPPGTGKTTIARVIAKIFAGLGVVENPEVIEVSRNDMVGTHLGHTAPKTNALIDTALGGVLFIDEAYTLIQEGLSGGDAFGKEAVDTLLARMENDRDKLVVVIAGYEDQIDRFLASNDGLASRFTKRIRFSSYGGDELVQIADHIAQKKDSLLSEQAREVLRERCDQLASQTKNGRRLIDLAGNGRFIRNVVESAEAERDYRFTRDNVDIAALSNEELMTIDAFDIAAALAGLAPAATS; encoded by the coding sequence GTGTCAGCGGCCGAGGACGCGTTCTATACGGGTGTTCAATCTCTGGGATTGGTCGCCGGGGGCGTGCGCAACGAACAACAAGCGATGGCGGCCTTCCAGGCCGCGACAGATCTGGATCCGGATATGTGCGATGCCTGGTTGGGCCGCGCCATGGCCGGGGACATCACCTCCGAGGTGATCTACGGTGCCTACCGATCGGCCCACAACCTCTATCGCGATCAGCAACGCGCCGGTCTGGTCGACCGGTCGCTGTGGTGTCAGGTCGAGATCGGGATGTACGGGCTGCGGGTAGCGATGGCCGATCGCGACCAGATCGCGATCGCGCAGGCGTGCTCCTACGCCGACGGCGGTGAGTGGCAGGAAGCGGCCGCGATCCTGGATCAGGTGCCCAGTGACGATGTCGCGGATTTCGTGCGGATGTCGCTGTACTTCCGGACCCGGCGCTGGTCCGACGTTCTCAGCGCCCGCACCGCGAAGCCGGTTATCGAGGACGGTCTGCTCGATATCGCGGCCGAGTTGATGGCGGCGCAGGCGCTGGCGCATCTGGGCCGGCTCGGCGAGGCGATGCCCCGGGCGCAGCGCATCGTGGAGGACAGTTCCTCGGGAAGTCTGTCCTATATCTGGGCCGACGCGCACTTCCTGCTGGGAATGCTGCACCGGCACAACGGTGACCACGAGAACGCCGATCGAATCCTCAAGGGGCTCCAGGGATCCGGTCTGTGGTCCGAGCGTGAGGAGTGGCAGCGCGCGGTCCGGGACAAGACCTACCGGCTGGAAGTGACCACACCGGATCTACTCGCCTCCCGCACCGACCTGTGGGATCCGACCACCGGTGACGATCCGGCCGAGGCCGCGGCGTCGGCGGCGAAAGAGGAACGCGAAGCGCTGCTGTCGGAGGCCTCGGAGCTGTTGCAGGCCCAGATCGGTATGGATTCGGTCAAGGAGCAGGTCGACCGCTTGAAGTCGGGCGTGCTGATGGACCAGGTCCGGGCCAAGCGCGGACTGGCCGTGGAATCCAAATCGCAGCATTTGATCTTCTCCGGTCCGCCCGGTACCGGTAAGACGACCATCGCCCGCGTCATCGCGAAGATCTTCGCGGGCCTCGGCGTCGTCGAGAATCCGGAAGTGATCGAGGTGTCGCGCAACGACATGGTGGGTACACACCTCGGGCACACCGCACCGAAGACCAACGCGCTGATCGACACCGCCCTGGGCGGGGTGCTGTTCATCGACGAGGCGTACACCCTCATCCAGGAAGGGCTCTCCGGCGGCGACGCGTTCGGTAAGGAGGCCGTCGACACGCTGCTGGCCCGGATGGAGAACGATCGCGACAAACTGGTGGTCGTGATCGCCGGATACGAGGATCAGATCGACCGCTTCCTGGCCTCCAACGACGGTCTGGCCTCGCGCTTCACCAAGCGCATCCGCTTCTCCAGCTACGGCGGCGACGAACTGGTGCAGATCGCCGATCACATTGCGCAGAAGAAGGATTCGCTGCTGTCGGAGCAGGCGCGTGAGGTGCTGCGCGAACGCTGCGATCAGCTCGCCTCGCAGACCAAGAACGGCCGTCGCCTGATCGATCTCGCCGGTAACGGCCGCTTCATCCGCAATGTGGTCGAATCGGCGGAAGCCGAGCGTGACTATCGCTTCACGCGCGACAACGTCGATATCGCGGCGCTGTCCAACGAGGAGTTGATGACGATCGACGCCTTCGATATCGCCGCCGCGCTGGCGGGTTTGGCACCGGCCGCGACGAGCTGA
- a CDS encoding YbaB/EbfC family nucleoid-associated protein, with the protein MSDIHPEVQAALDAARDLRHKIADLREKIDAIRARRPSPSGAVIPEVDAMGRLTDLYLAPGTVDRFEAHELVAEIIAAIRESSADAGRQYELLMSRDPWGDTSDEAESVVPEQVS; encoded by the coding sequence ATGAGTGATATCCATCCCGAGGTGCAGGCGGCCTTGGACGCCGCGCGCGACCTGCGACACAAGATCGCCGATCTGCGCGAGAAGATCGACGCCATCCGGGCCCGCCGCCCCTCGCCGAGCGGTGCGGTCATTCCCGAGGTGGACGCGATGGGCCGGCTCACCGATCTGTACCTGGCGCCGGGCACCGTGGACCGATTCGAGGCGCACGAACTGGTCGCGGAGATCATCGCCGCGATCCGGGAGAGCAGTGCGGACGCCGGCCGCCAGTACGAGTTGCTGATGTCGCGAGATCCGTGGGGCGATACCTCCGACGAGGCGGAATCCGTGGTGCCGGAGCAGGTTTCGTGA
- a CDS encoding C40 family peptidase, with protein MSPELTVGLDGVLNSLLKLYGAGSPTVQQVAASQGLPNAATDLRTGHLMTGYHETAGMHASVAGAHAERDAVVHKAVAAAGDGTVNGRSVVNGQIADLQTRLRAIATVGDTRFSGPALLDAAHTAVTNAARQVDTDLAEAHRHAAQIVPPAAPKTVRGRITANPGRRRPRRRSRPRTGSVSRATRALPAMRQPVPSDGTSGGKAVSAASSYLGLPYVWGGGGAGGPSGGGFDCSGLTQYAIAEATDGKVVLPRTTYEQIYSGVRIPPQDVRPGDLVFPAGSFSARGPEHVQLAAGNGMVIEAPYTGSTVKWSRMPSEAVVVRVM; from the coding sequence ATGTCGCCAGAACTGACCGTCGGGCTGGACGGCGTCCTGAATTCCCTGCTGAAGCTCTACGGAGCCGGGAGCCCCACCGTGCAGCAAGTGGCGGCATCCCAGGGACTGCCGAACGCCGCCACCGATCTGCGGACCGGGCACCTCATGACGGGCTATCACGAGACGGCCGGGATGCACGCGTCGGTGGCCGGCGCGCACGCCGAGCGGGATGCGGTGGTGCACAAGGCGGTCGCGGCCGCGGGCGACGGCACCGTCAACGGCCGCAGCGTGGTGAACGGTCAGATCGCGGATCTGCAGACCCGGCTGCGTGCGATCGCGACAGTGGGTGACACTCGATTCAGCGGGCCCGCCCTGCTCGATGCCGCGCACACCGCGGTGACGAACGCGGCCCGCCAGGTCGATACGGATCTCGCCGAGGCGCACCGGCACGCGGCGCAGATCGTGCCGCCGGCGGCGCCCAAGACCGTCCGCGGCCGGATCACCGCGAATCCGGGCCGCCGCCGCCCTCGTCGCCGGTCCCGTCCCCGGACCGGCTCGGTGTCCCGCGCGACCCGCGCGCTGCCAGCGATGCGTCAGCCGGTTCCGTCCGACGGGACGAGCGGTGGGAAGGCGGTGAGCGCGGCGAGCTCGTATCTGGGCCTGCCCTACGTGTGGGGAGGCGGTGGCGCCGGCGGACCCAGCGGCGGCGGATTCGACTGCTCCGGACTGACCCAGTACGCGATCGCCGAGGCCACCGACGGCAAGGTCGTGCTGCCGCGGACCACCTACGAGCAGATCTACAGCGGGGTGCGAATTCCGCCGCAGGACGTACGGCCGGGGGATCTGGTATTTCCGGCGGGGTCGTTCAGCGCGCGCGGCCCCGAGCACGTTCAGCTCGCCGCGGGCAACGGAATGGTTATCGAGGCGCCGTATACGGGTTCGACCGTGAAGTGGTCGCGGATGCCCAGCGAAGCCGTCGTGGTCCGGGTGATGTGA